One genomic window of Gossypium hirsutum isolate 1008001.06 chromosome D11, Gossypium_hirsutum_v2.1, whole genome shotgun sequence includes the following:
- the LOC107926776 gene encoding pathogenesis-related protein PR-4 codes for MYKAKFVMLFVFLVSLVGATMGEQCGRQAGGALCPNNLCCSQYGWCGNTDDYCSPAKNCQSNCRSGPPPPTGEGATVRSTYHFYNPDQNGWDLMAVSAYCSTWDANKPYSWRSKYGWTAFCGSVGPSFPAACGRCLRVRNTRTGAQEIVRIVDRCSNGGLDLDVGVFNRLDTDGVGHAQGHLTIRYDFVDCGNGFNPLLASVIDS; via the coding sequence ATGTATAAAGCTAAGTTTGTGATGCTGTTTGTGTTTTTGGTTAGCTTAGTAGGAGCAACAATGGGCGAGCAATGCGGTCGGCAAGCTGGTGGGGCCTTATGCCCTAACAACCTATGTTGCAGCCAATATGGATGGTGTGGGAACACCGATGATTACTGTTCACCGGCAAAAAATTGCCAGAGCAATTGCAGAAGTGGCCCTCCTCCCCCTACAGGAGAAGGAGCGACTGTGAGATCTACTTACCATTTCTATAATCCAGACCAAAATGGATGGGATTTGATGGCAGTGAGTGCCTATTGCTCTACATGGGATGCTAACAAGCCATATTCATGGAGGAGTAAGTATGGTTGGACTGCCTTTTGTGGCTCCGTTGGTCCTTCTTTCCCGGCTGCTTGTGGGAGGTGCTTGAGGGTAAGAAACACAAGGACTGGAGCTCAAGAAATAGTGAGGATTGTAGACAGATGCAGCAATGGAGGGTTAGATTTGGATGTGGGAGTTTTCAACCGATTGGACACTGATGGAGTAGGTCATGCTCAAGGCCACCTTACTATTAGATATGATTTTGTTGATTGCGGCAATGGCTTCAATCCTTTACTTGCTTCAGTTATTGATAGTTAG